TATCAAAGTTATGGACACATACGACCCAATCTTCGACTCCGAATCCGAGGTaccacgcgtttctccgtAGAATTGTTCTCCGCGAAACTTGCAAGAAAACAAGCACGCACTGACGGTTTGCATAGGGCCCCGAAAAGCGACCTTTAAGGCACTTGGGCGCTGTCATTCACCTCTGACCCACGAACcggtgtttttttcgctcgaATTCCAGCATTTCGAGGGCGCACTAAAAAAAAGCCCGGTTTCTCCACCCTGACATTTGCGGTGCACCTGCAGTGGTGAAATGCGCTGTTGAATCTCGCACGTGTGCGTGTGAGCGGTTAAGGTAGACAAAACCAGTAAATGTTACAGGCACATGCGCACGTACACTTACTGATGCACCGGTTTATGCAATGTCAGTAATGGTGCCACATGCATTCACCGTGTTTCTACGGCAGGGCCTTTCTTGGTTCGTGAAAATACGCGTCGCGTGGAGAGCATATTGAGCGTTTTCTCTTATTCGAAATCTGATCTCCGGCGCTTTTTCCCCTACAGGATGAGGACTGCTTGTACACTGTCATTGACGTCGCCGCCGATGAATATCGGCAAGCACTGAACAAGACAAGCTGCTTCTCGGGTGCCGCCCCGCCGACCAAATCGCATTTATCGCTCGACGAGTTCACCAAGTTGGCAAAGGAAATTCTCGACAGTAAGCCAGGACCCCGCCAAAGGGCCGAAAGATGGGTATGATGTGGGACCACGAGGTACTTTTTTTGAGTGCAGTGCGCCCTGCAGCGCCGCTTTGCAACTGCATACGTGCGTATATACGAGTGTGGAGATTTTGCGATTACACAGCCGAAGCGACGGTACgaggggaacgaggaaacacaAAGAGGAGGGCAGTCACTGCAGCACCGCACTGCAAAGTTCAAGATTGCGTTGGTCTCCTGAGTCGAATGTCCCAAGTCCCCAAAGCCGTGTTCTGTGCatgcttctttttcttcgggGGCATGCAGCTATACACGTGTTGTAGCTTGGCAGCAGGCTCACGTGGGTCTCATATAAGGAGGCAAACCCTGTGTCGGTGTTTTCCATCTGGTGGAAAGCGAATGTCTCGGCGCAGTGTATGTGCGTCGGAACCCGATACTCGCGAAACGGTGGACTGCTCACGCTGTCTTCGAAAAAAGGCAATCTCCCACAGCGCCAGGGACAGTCCAGAATGTCAGGTGAAAGGGAGCAGAAGCCTACGCGTTTGTTCGTTTCGTTCGCGTGCAGCCCCTGCGGGCTCGACGGCAGAGGGCTCTCTTATCTGTCTCCCACGGTCATTTGTTTCTTCCGTACAGATTACTTTGTCAATCGTGAGACATTCGACCTTTCCAAGGCGCTAGAGGAGCTAAACTGCAGCCAGTATCTCGACTCCTTTCTGGTGCTCGCTATCCAATCTTCTCTGCACCGATCAACGGACGAACAGAGATGCATATCGGCATCCCTCACACTTCTGGTCGATAAGCATCTCATCAGCAAACAACAGATGGTCCGAGCGTTCGAGAAACTGATCCAGTCTGCAAGCAGCATCGACCTAGTACGTGGCATGTTTCAAGAAGGGGTGCTTTGTACTGCTGTAGCATTTCCCCTCTGAACGAACGAGAGACCTCAAAAGTGCAGGAAGCCGTGACATTCGTACATATACCGGGCTACACATCCTGAACTGTGCCCGGCCTGGGGATAGAGAAGTATGTCTGCtaaaaggaaaacgcggccACTGGTGACCGCAAAGTATGGCTATGTCGGCGGCCGCATGCGAGGAACCGAAGCCGACTGTATAGACAGCCAATGTTCGTTCCACCGCTTTCGCTGTTATTTGCTGCGACtggccgcgcgtctctctcaggaTACTCAGCCCAACCCGGACCGAGTGTATCTGTTCCTCGACTGCGCGGTTCTGGACGGCTGCGTGGATGAAAGCTATGTTCGTCGTCTGCCGGAGAAGTTCCTGGACTCGCTCTCGCCTGAGACGCTCGATGCCAGTGGGCATCTGGTAGAAAGCCTCCAAAAGTGAGTCGGATTTGAATTCTCCCGTGCATGCCCGAAAGTTCCGATTCGCAAATCGAGAGAGCGTTCACGGGTGCGGTAAGAGTGAACGGATGCAGATGCTTATAACCGCGCTGTTTTCATGCAGGTGGTACTTTTCCGTGGGATGACGAGTTCTCATCTTCTCATCTGTAGTGTTTCGTTTTGAGGCAAAAGCGATGCGCAGTTCGGAACATTCTTTGTGACTCCGTTTACCGTTTCTGCACATCTTTTAAGCATTCACCAAACGTTCGGTAGTTGTGCTGTCTCGTGTCCTGAATTCCCCCGTTCTCCTGCTCCGCGAGGAAGCCGTAGACGCCGTATGAGAACGCACACGTTTCACTCAACGAGGAACCGCCGTCCTGGCTGCGTCGAACCACAGGCGAAGCCCGTTGGTCTGGGCTCTGGTGACTCTCCCCCTAATTTGTTTGATGACAGGCTCGGCATTTCATCGTCGAAGTGTCCCCGAAACCGTGCCGGTCCGACCACGTCCTTTCACAAGTGGCAAGTGTCTTCTCTTGCGGCCGCAGTGACTACCTCTCCTCCAGATTGGTTTTCTCCCTCAGACGTGCATGTGCGTGAGGGGACTGCAACAGGGAAATCGGCCCGTGAATCACTGCGGGGAAGATCCTCGGGAACGCTGTTCGGATGCTTCCGTTATTCCTCGCAGCTTGAAGACCTTCAAGGAGGCTGTCAGGAATTTCTTGCCCGACTTTTTCAATTCAGGCAGCGTCGAGGAAATGAAGTTCTTTCTGGACGAGCAGAACCAGCCTCTGCTTCAACACGAATTCGTCAAGATGGTCGTGGAGGCGTCGTTCTCCAAGGAAAACGAGTAAGTTGCGCCGCACACACGTGAACTGCTGTTTGGCGCGAATCCACCTAGAGGACCGTAAAGATGGACATTGCAGCCCACGTGGGAATGACGGCAGACCAGCAACCGTGCAGAATGTGTCCTCACACGGAAACGCGTCGAGGAGGTTGCCTTCCTCCTCAATGCTTCCGATCCCTCTCAGCCCGTGCCTGTTAACAAAATACTAGAGTGCTAACATGTACAGCGCGCATACGCACGTATCGACACatatatattcgtatatacatgtatatatatatgtatatgcataccGGTGCAGACAGCGTGTGCCCCACTGTTGCTCGGCGGTCACACTTCTTAGCTCAGCAGTGCATCGGCGCTGGAGTTCATGTGCGTGTCTGAAACGATGAAAGGTAACTCGCTGTGCTGCGTGCACTCGCGCGTGTCGCAATGAAGGGGAATTCTCGGGGCTGGTGTCCAAGGAGGCAGCTCGGGTTCGGGTTCAAGGGTGGCGGCCTCTAGCCACCTCTTCACGACGTTTTGTTGACGCCTTCTTGTCACCAGACACCGCGAGATGGTCAGCAACGCGCTGGATCGGCTGTATGGGAAGTTACTGAAGCCGGATGACATCCAGCTTGCTTTCGCTCGCCTTGTGGGCGACGTCGAAGACGACTCTCTGGACAACCCGGATGTCTACTATCTTCTCGCCAAATTTCTGGTGAGACAGAAGCGTGCGAGAGGATGTGCGGAGccgagcgagagcggcggagcATCTCCCGAGCACGGATATGACCTAGGACAGCAACTGCACTGCTCCGAAAGATGTCGCACACAGAGGGATCACACACGCCTGCGCACGCCCATGACCATGTATCGATATGTCCGTGCGGGTCCTAACATTTGTCCATACGGAGGGGCATAAGACTTTTTTCAAA
This sequence is a window from Neospora caninum Liverpool complete genome, chromosome V. Protein-coding genes within it:
- a CDS encoding Pdcd4-prov protein, related produces the protein MSVVEEEMRGPIKVMDTYDPIFDSESEDEDCLYTVIDVAADEYRQALNKTSCFSGAAPPTKSHLSLDEFTKLAKEILDNYFVNRETFDLSKALEELNCSQYLDSFLVLAIQSSLHRSTDEQRCISASLTLLVDKHLISKQQMVRAFEKLIQSASSIDLDTQPNPDRVYLFLDCAVLDGCVDESYVRRLPEKFLDSLSPETLDASGHLVESLQNLKTFKEAVRNFLPDFFNSGSVEEMKFFLDEQNQPLLQHEFVKMVVEASFSKENEHREMVSNALDRLYGKLLKPDDIQLAFARLVGDVEDDSLDNPDVYYLLAKFLARAVADEILPPSFLVDRYRLNYGGDGGMQVLKQVQKWLVEQNGKGVSVRLRKVWTGTDPDNAEACEFKARVRECLYEYFDSNDKQEAARILRELELSPDQAAEMVRKLLVISMEKAAAGEPTTEHVFALLSYLLERTDIDEEMIQKGFEQTRNLTEEIKLDIPDMDRRFPQLVEEAKKRDMLPAGF